In Canis aureus isolate CA01 chromosome 6, VMU_Caureus_v.1.0, whole genome shotgun sequence, one genomic interval encodes:
- the ZBTB37 gene encoding zinc finger and BTB domain-containing protein 37 isoform X1: MEKGGNIQLEIPDFSNSVLSHLNQLRMQGRLCDIVVNVQGQAFRAHKVVLAASSPYFRDHMSLNEMSTVSISVIKNPTVFEQLLSFCYTGRICLQLADIISYLTAASFLQMQHIIDKCTQILEGIHFKINVAEVEAELSQTRTKHPERPPESHRVTPNLSRSLSPRHNTTKGNRRGQVSAVLDIRELSPPEESTSPQIIEQSSDVESREPILRINRAGQWYVETGVADRGARSDDEVRVLGAVHIKTENLEEWLGPENQPSGEDGSSAEEVTAMVIDTTGHSSVGQETYTLGSSGAKVARPTSSEIDRFSPSGSVVPLAERHRARSESPGRMDEPKQPSSQVEESAMMGVSGYVEYLREQEVSERWFRYNPRLTCIYCAKSFNQKGSLDRHMRLHMGITPFVCRMCGKKYTRKDQLEYHIRKHTGNKPFHCHVCGKSFPFQAILNQHFRKNHPGCIPLEGPHSISPETTVTSRGQAEEESPSQEETVAPGETAQGSVSTTGPD; encoded by the exons ATGGAGAAAGGTGGGAACATACAACTGGAGATCCCCGACTTCAGCAACTCTGTTCTGAGCCATCTAAACCAGCTGCGCATGCAGGGCCGCCTCTGTGATATTGTGGTTAATGTGCAAGGACAAGCTTTTCGGGCCCACAAAGTGGTACTGGCTGCCAGCTCACCCTATTTCCGGGATCACATGTCCTTGAATGAGATGAGTACTGTCTCCATTTCAGTCATCAAGAACCCTACTGTTTTTGAACAGCTCCTTTCTTTCTGCTATACAGGGCGGATTTGCCTGCAGCTGGCAGATATCATCAGCTACCTGACAGCTGCCAGTTTTCTGCAGATGCAGCATATTATAGACAAATGTACACAGATCCTGGAGGGTATTCATTTCAAAATCAATgtggcagaggtagaagcagaattAAGTCAAACGAGGACAAAGCATCCAGAAAGACCTCCAGAATCGCACAGGGTTACCCCGAATCTGAGCCGTTCCCTGAGCCCACGACATAATACCACCAAGGGAAACCGGCGAGGTCAGGTCAGTGCTGTGTTGGACATCCGGGAGCTCAGTCCCCCTGAGGAGTCCACCAGCCCTCAGATAATTGAACAGAGCTCAGACGTAGAGAGCCGGGAGCCCATCCTCCGAATCAACCGAGCAGGACAATGGTACGTGGAGACGGGAGTAGCAGACCGCGGGGCCCGGAGTGATGATGAAGTCAGGGTTCTTGGAGCAGTACACATCAAAACTGAGAACCTGGAGGAGTGGCTCGGGCCTGAGAATCAGCCTTCCGGAGAAGATGGGAGTAGTGCAGAGGAAGTCACAGCCATGGTGATTGACACCACCGGCCACAGTTCTGTGGGACAGGAAACTTATACTTTAGGATCTTCAGGAGCCAAGGTGGCTCGGCCAACAAGCAGTGAAATTGACag ATTTAGCCCCTCCGGCAGTGTGGTTCCCTTGGCggagagacacagagccagaagTGAGTCTCCCGGGAGAATGGATGAGCCTAAGCAGCCCAGCTCCCAG GTAGAAGAGTCAGCAATGATGGGAGTAAGTGGCTATGTGGAGTATCTCCGAGAGCAAGAAGTATCTGAGCGGTGGTTCCGGTACAACCCTCGTCTCACCTGCATCTACTGCGCCAAATCTTTCAACCAGAAGGGGAGCCTGGACCGCCATATGCGCCTGCATATGGGGATCACGCCATTCGTCTGCCGCATGTGTGGCAAGAAGTATACCCGGAAAGATCAGCTGGAGTATCATATCCGCAAGCACACAGGCAACAAACCCTTCCACTGTCATGTTTGTGGCAAAAGTTTCCCCTTCCAGGCCATCTTGAATCAGCACTTTCGCAAAAACCACCCTGGCTGTATACCCCTGGAGGGGCCTCACAGCATCTCCCCTGAAACAACTGTCACATCTCGAGGACAAGCTGAGGAAGAGTCACCATCACAAGAAGAGACAGTTGCTCCTGGGGAGACTGCCCAGGGCTCTGTGTCCACCACTGGGCCAGACTGA
- the ZBTB37 gene encoding zinc finger and BTB domain-containing protein 37 isoform X2, with product MEKGGNIQLEIPDFSNSVLSHLNQLRMQGRLCDIVVNVQGQAFRAHKVVLAASSPYFRDHMSLNEMSTVSISVIKNPTVFEQLLSFCYTGRICLQLADIISYLTAASFLQMQHIIDKCTQILEGIHFKINVAEVEAELSQTRTKHPERPPESHRVTPNLSRSLSPRHNTTKGNRRGQVSAVLDIRELSPPEESTSPQIIEQSSDVESREPILRINRAGQWYVETGVADRGARSDDEVRVLGAVHIKTENLEEWLGPENQPSGEDGSSAEEVTAMVIDTTGHSSVGQETYTLGSSGAKVARPTSSEIDRFSPSGSVVPLAERHRARSESPGRMDEPKQPSSQVCSGFRIAALVEESATVCEQNLMNKKDIGKVTAALLN from the exons ATGGAGAAAGGTGGGAACATACAACTGGAGATCCCCGACTTCAGCAACTCTGTTCTGAGCCATCTAAACCAGCTGCGCATGCAGGGCCGCCTCTGTGATATTGTGGTTAATGTGCAAGGACAAGCTTTTCGGGCCCACAAAGTGGTACTGGCTGCCAGCTCACCCTATTTCCGGGATCACATGTCCTTGAATGAGATGAGTACTGTCTCCATTTCAGTCATCAAGAACCCTACTGTTTTTGAACAGCTCCTTTCTTTCTGCTATACAGGGCGGATTTGCCTGCAGCTGGCAGATATCATCAGCTACCTGACAGCTGCCAGTTTTCTGCAGATGCAGCATATTATAGACAAATGTACACAGATCCTGGAGGGTATTCATTTCAAAATCAATgtggcagaggtagaagcagaattAAGTCAAACGAGGACAAAGCATCCAGAAAGACCTCCAGAATCGCACAGGGTTACCCCGAATCTGAGCCGTTCCCTGAGCCCACGACATAATACCACCAAGGGAAACCGGCGAGGTCAGGTCAGTGCTGTGTTGGACATCCGGGAGCTCAGTCCCCCTGAGGAGTCCACCAGCCCTCAGATAATTGAACAGAGCTCAGACGTAGAGAGCCGGGAGCCCATCCTCCGAATCAACCGAGCAGGACAATGGTACGTGGAGACGGGAGTAGCAGACCGCGGGGCCCGGAGTGATGATGAAGTCAGGGTTCTTGGAGCAGTACACATCAAAACTGAGAACCTGGAGGAGTGGCTCGGGCCTGAGAATCAGCCTTCCGGAGAAGATGGGAGTAGTGCAGAGGAAGTCACAGCCATGGTGATTGACACCACCGGCCACAGTTCTGTGGGACAGGAAACTTATACTTTAGGATCTTCAGGAGCCAAGGTGGCTCGGCCAACAAGCAGTGAAATTGACag ATTTAGCCCCTCCGGCAGTGTGGTTCCCTTGGCggagagacacagagccagaagTGAGTCTCCCGGGAGAATGGATGAGCCTAAGCAGCCCAGCTCCCAGGTATGTAGTGGGTTTAGGATTGCTGCACTGGTTGAAGAAAGTGCCACTGTGTGTGAACAGaatctcatgaataagaaagacATAGGAAAGGTGACAGCGGCCCTGTTAAATTAA